A part of Helicobacter fennelliae genomic DNA contains:
- the ribE gene encoding riboflavin synthase produces MFSGLIREIAKVRALQNNILSLDCSYTPEIGDSIAVNGMCLTVIALDSQGFCLEISKHSSQKVAIENYQGMVHIEPALLANSRLDGHFVQGHIDAIGTIKSIKKHVNQIHFEILAPKQTLLLAIPQGSITIDGVSLTISDVRDESFFLTIIPHTFNHTLFHTYTIGRRVNIETDMIVRSVAHILSKKESLQANPNVPHSTTNIAKWSEIDEILMRY; encoded by the coding sequence ATGTTTAGCGGATTAATTCGAGAAATAGCTAAAGTGAGGGCATTGCAAAATAATATCCTCTCGCTTGATTGCTCTTATACGCCAGAGATAGGCGACAGTATCGCAGTAAATGGAATGTGCTTAACGGTTATCGCGCTAGATTCTCAAGGGTTTTGCCTTGAAATATCAAAGCATTCAAGCCAAAAAGTCGCGATTGAAAATTATCAAGGTATGGTGCATATAGAGCCGGCATTGCTTGCAAATTCTAGGCTTGATGGGCATTTTGTGCAAGGGCATATCGATGCAATCGGCACGATAAAATCAATCAAAAAGCACGTCAACCAAATCCACTTTGAAATCCTAGCCCCAAAACAGACGCTTTTACTTGCCATTCCGCAAGGCTCAATCACAATCGATGGCGTAAGCCTAACAATCTCTGATGTTAGAGATGAGAGCTTTTTTTTAACGATTATTCCCCACACTTTTAATCACACGCTTTTTCACACTTACACAATCGGTCGCCGAGTCAATATCGAAACAGATATGATCGTCCGAAGCGTAGCGCATATACTTAGCAAAAAAGAATCACTACAAGCCAATCCAAATGTGCCACATAGCACCACAAACATAGCTAAATGGAGTGAGATTGATGAGATTCTTATGCGTTATTAA
- a CDS encoding TatD family hydrolase: protein MKNTPNHTRDITFIDTHCHLDDERYIHDLDFVIDNARSLGVAQIIIPAANPDTLERAKNIANKYENIYFACGIHPCDIDNDKDYLQFIDDKKCVAIGECGLDYYHLAHLDSAKKEQQKQRQKESFITQIKLSIKHNLPLIVHIREASNDAYEILSEFKEARGVLHCYNADRILLQLSDRFCYGIGGVATFKNARRLLEALPLIPKDRIVLETDAPYLTPHPHRGERNTPEFIPLIAQRVAEILEVDIQDFADCATRNAKNLFALS, encoded by the coding sequence ATGAAAAACACACCAAATCACACAAGAGACATAACTTTTATTGATACGCATTGCCATTTAGATGATGAGCGATATATTCATGATTTAGATTTTGTGATAGATAATGCGCGAAGTTTGGGCGTAGCGCAAATAATCATTCCTGCGGCAAATCCCGATACACTAGAGCGTGCTAAAAATATCGCAAACAAATATGAAAACATTTATTTTGCGTGCGGAATCCACCCTTGCGATATTGACAATGACAAAGATTATTTGCAATTTATCGATGACAAAAAATGTGTCGCCATAGGTGAGTGTGGGCTTGATTATTATCATTTGGCGCATTTAGATTCTGCCAAAAAAGAGCAGCAAAAACAGCGACAAAAAGAATCATTTATCACACAAATCAAGCTCTCCATAAAGCACAACCTTCCACTGATAGTGCATATCCGCGAAGCAAGCAATGATGCGTATGAGATTTTGAGTGAGTTTAAAGAGGCTAGGGGAGTGTTGCATTGTTATAATGCTGATAGAATCTTGCTTCAATTAAGCGATAGATTCTGCTATGGAATCGGCGGTGTAGCGACATTTAAAAACGCAAGGCGATTACTTGAAGCACTGCCTTTGATCCCAAAAGATAGAATCGTGCTTGAGACAGACGCGCCATATCTCACGCCTCACCCGCATAGAGGCGAGCGCAATACACCTGAATTTATCCCGCTTATCGCGCAAAGAGTCGCGGAGATTTTGGAGGTGGATATTCAAGATTTTGCGGATTGTGCGACACGAAATGCAAAAAATTTGTTTGCTTTAAGTTAG
- a CDS encoding lytic transglycosylase domain-containing protein, whose amino-acid sequence MKQKIFLLTSLIFLSTARADSGGFNIDNFNVSTLHSFGIGVEFLPKLKTSTILYADNTNTRWAYFVNQFDSSYEFIPIIRSMIAQAGIPQEFLFLAMVESGFSARAYSKKKAVGIWQLMPFTAKDLGLQINDYIDERRDPIRSTQAAIKYLQYLYNSTGEWYLAAMAYNCGLGRLQKAIAKAGSSDLEVLLDEEKKYLPSETRQYIRSILSMSLAFNDVRKLQGVDREYLLNRGAMDTLVEVPIRGGTLLANIAVGAGMSLEDLKKYNRHIIYNFLPPNAREYAVYIPYERLAYFKQNFDANVIPKSVFVLHTVKKGESLASIAKHYKITIQEIKLTNSLHKPLIFANQKLVIPIIRKDSQKLAQK is encoded by the coding sequence TTGAAACAAAAAATATTTCTTTTGACAAGCCTTATATTTTTAAGCACTGCTCGGGCAGATTCTGGCGGATTTAATATCGATAATTTTAATGTCTCAACACTGCATTCTTTTGGCATTGGTGTGGAGTTTTTGCCAAAGCTTAAGACAAGCACGATTTTGTATGCTGATAATACAAACACAAGGTGGGCGTATTTTGTCAATCAATTTGACTCAAGTTATGAATTTATCCCTATCATCAGATCAATGATCGCTCAAGCTGGAATCCCGCAAGAATTTTTATTTTTGGCAATGGTAGAATCTGGATTCTCCGCTCGCGCATATAGCAAGAAAAAAGCTGTGGGTATTTGGCAGTTGATGCCATTTACTGCTAAGGATTTGGGCTTGCAGATTAATGATTATATCGATGAGCGCAGAGATCCCATCAGAAGCACGCAAGCAGCGATAAAATATCTACAATATCTCTATAACTCCACAGGCGAATGGTATCTTGCTGCTATGGCGTATAATTGCGGCTTGGGGCGATTGCAAAAAGCCATAGCAAAGGCTGGAAGTAGCGATCTTGAAGTCTTGCTTGATGAGGAGAAAAAATATTTGCCTTCTGAGACACGCCAATATATCCGCTCAATTTTGAGTATGTCATTGGCGTTTAATGATGTGCGTAAGCTTCAGGGTGTAGATAGAGAATATCTGCTAAATCGCGGGGCTATGGATACGCTTGTCGAAGTGCCTATCCGTGGCGGAACGCTTCTGGCAAATATCGCTGTGGGGGCTGGAATGAGCCTAGAAGATCTCAAAAAATACAATCGCCATATCATTTATAATTTTCTTCCGCCAAATGCTCGCGAATACGCGGTGTATATTCCTTATGAAAGGCTTGCGTATTTTAAGCAAAACTTTGATGCAAATGTGATTCCAAAGTCTGTTTTTGTGCTTCACACTGTCAAAAAAGGAGAATCTCTAGCCTCTATCGCCAAGCATTATAAAATCACCATTCAAGAGATAAAGCTCACTAATAGCCTCCATAAACCGCTTATTTTTGCAAATCAAAAATTAGTCATTCCAATTATCCGAAAAGATTCGCAAAAATTAGCACAGAAATGA
- a CDS encoding septal ring lytic transglycosylase RlpA family protein, translated as MRYLKLFSVCILGIVFASCANESVYRGGIGAFSDYDSLNLYRSVGKAQGYQPQSFSGDVFESRDIFDNIGKNFGASNAPIDSFSGGSASLMAGMRDSEAIQRATMKPYQIAGKWYYPTRVNVGETFDGIASWYGPNFHSKATSNGETYNMHAHTAASKTLPMNTIVKVLNKENGKTTIVRINDRGPFVEGRIIDLSNVAAKDIDMVGNGTAKVRIEVIGFGGVVDKNYQNSLQISSEEIQDEFEVGESKESVQGGVFSLQVGVFRQKSGAESTKQTYQSRAKGYNIFIKEEDGLYRVFVQGFKSEDEAQDFAKSNALTPIIIRE; from the coding sequence ATGAGATATTTAAAACTTTTTTCTGTATGTATTTTGGGGATTGTTTTTGCAAGCTGTGCGAATGAAAGCGTGTATCGTGGCGGTATTGGGGCGTTTAGTGATTATGATTCGCTCAATTTGTATCGCTCTGTTGGCAAAGCTCAAGGCTATCAGCCTCAATCTTTTAGCGGAGATGTGTTTGAGAGTCGCGATATATTTGACAATATAGGCAAAAATTTTGGTGCGAGCAATGCGCCTATTGATTCTTTTAGTGGTGGAAGTGCATCTTTGATGGCGGGAATGAGGGATTCTGAAGCGATACAGCGAGCGACTATGAAGCCTTATCAAATCGCTGGCAAGTGGTATTATCCTACGAGGGTAAATGTCGGCGAAACATTTGATGGGATCGCAAGCTGGTATGGTCCAAACTTTCACTCCAAAGCTACTTCAAATGGCGAAACTTACAATATGCACGCTCACACTGCCGCAAGCAAAACACTTCCTATGAATACGATTGTCAAAGTGCTTAATAAAGAAAATGGCAAAACCACTATCGTGCGTATCAATGATAGGGGTCCATTTGTCGAGGGGCGCATTATTGATCTCTCAAATGTCGCTGCAAAAGATATTGATATGGTCGGAAATGGCACTGCAAAGGTAAGAATCGAGGTAATCGGCTTTGGTGGCGTTGTCGATAAAAACTATCAAAACTCACTGCAAATCTCTTCAGAAGAAATCCAAGATGAGTTTGAGGTTGGCGAGAGCAAAGAGAGCGTTCAAGGCGGTGTATTTTCGCTTCAAGTTGGGGTATTCCGACAAAAAAGTGGTGCAGAATCTACAAAACAAACATACCAATCGCGTGCTAAAGGGTATAATATTTTTATTAAAGAAGAAGATGGCTTGTATAGGGTATTTGTGCAAGGATTCAAAAGTGAAGATGAAGCGCAAGACTTTGCGAAATCAAATGCCCTCACTCCAATTATAATCAGAGAATAA
- the hisB gene encoding imidazoleglycerol-phosphate dehydratase HisB: protein MKELQRNTKETQITASLEIYGSGKNDITTGIGFFTHMLEAFSKHALFDLHLVCNGDLEVDYHHSVEDCGIVIGSLLKQSIYPIEGIERFGNGAVVMDEACVECDIDVSNRAFLVFDMGDFGGKIGNFDVELVEEWFRAVCFNANLSVHVYAKRGKNLHHLTEAAFKAFGLALRRALTKNPRVLIPSTKGCL from the coding sequence ATGAAAGAATTGCAACGAAATACAAAAGAAACGCAAATCACTGCGAGCTTAGAAATTTATGGCAGTGGCAAAAATGACATCACAACGGGCATAGGGTTTTTTACCCATATGCTTGAGGCTTTTAGTAAGCACGCGCTTTTTGATCTTCATCTTGTATGCAATGGCGATTTGGAAGTGGATTATCATCATAGCGTGGAGGATTGTGGGATTGTGATAGGCTCACTACTGAAGCAAAGTATTTATCCTATTGAGGGGATTGAGCGATTTGGCAATGGCGCAGTTGTCATGGACGAGGCGTGCGTGGAATGCGATATTGATGTGAGTAATCGAGCGTTTTTGGTGTTTGATATGGGGGATTTTGGAGGGAAAATAGGTAATTTTGATGTGGAGCTTGTGGAGGAGTGGTTTCGAGCGGTGTGCTTTAATGCGAATTTGAGCGTGCATGTTTATGCCAAACGAGGCAAAAATCTACATCATCTCACAGAAGCAGCATTCAAAGCCTTTGGACTTGCATTGCGAAGGGCATTGACAAAAAATCCACGCGTTTTGATTCCAAGCACAAAGGGTTGTTTATGA
- a CDS encoding KdsC family phosphatase: MIKLLLLDVDGTLTDGKIIFLESEGRAYEGKSFNIQDGLGIVTWLKMGREIAIISGRESKSVQMRAKDLGITRVFMGVGDKSNIARNIISGLGLKKEEVACIGDDLNDLGMFKEAGLRFAPSSANAYLKQKADFVLNHAGGDGAVREMIDFIINKSQDDLKEFLSFYEAH; encoded by the coding sequence ATGATAAAGCTTTTACTTTTAGATGTTGATGGGACGCTTACAGATGGCAAAATCATTTTTCTTGAGTCAGAGGGAAGGGCGTATGAGGGCAAAAGTTTTAATATTCAAGATGGGCTTGGGATTGTAACTTGGCTTAAAATGGGTAGAGAAATTGCAATCATTTCAGGACGAGAATCTAAAAGCGTCCAAATGCGCGCAAAAGATTTGGGGATAACGCGCGTTTTTATGGGTGTTGGTGATAAGTCAAATATCGCTCGCAATATCATCTCTGGCTTAGGACTCAAAAAAGAAGAGGTCGCATGTATCGGTGATGATTTGAATGATTTGGGAATGTTTAAAGAAGCAGGGCTTAGATTTGCGCCAAGTAGTGCAAATGCCTATCTCAAGCAAAAAGCGGATTTTGTGCTGAATCACGCTGGTGGTGATGGTGCGGTGCGAGAGATGATAGATTTTATCATCAACAAAAGCCAAGATGATCTCAAGGAATTTTTGTCGTTTTATGAAGCACACTAG